A genomic window from Daphnia carinata strain CSIRO-1 chromosome 9, CSIRO_AGI_Dcar_HiC_V3, whole genome shotgun sequence includes:
- the LOC130688819 gene encoding acetyl-CoA acetyltransferase, cytosolic-like isoform X1 yields the protein MKPADVYIVSATRTPIGSFCGKLSSFRGSELGSIVIQDALKRCSVNPEDVSEVIMGQILTALEGQNPARQAACNAGIPYAVPAYTVNMLCGSGLKAVMLASQSIQLGTSSVVVCGGQESMSRVPHAILMRPGIKMGNGTLNDTMIHDGLTDAFNHYHMGVTAENIAKQYQISRQQQDEYAVQSQQRTEEAKKANRYQAEIVPVTVKDRKGDIIVKEDEFPRPDTSLASLSKLRPAFATQDGTVTAGNSSGLNDGAAALVVVSASEMEKRSLKPLARIVSYSQIGLDPSVMGLGPVQAVREAVAKAEWTLDSVDLFELNEAFAAQAVSVIHQLGIDPNKSNVNGGAIALGHPVGASGARVLVSLVHSMVDRQAQRGVAALCVGGGMGVAMCIERC from the exons ATGAAACCGGCGGATGTATATATTGTTAGTGCTACAAGAACCCCTATTG GATCCTTTTGTGGGAAACTCTCTTCATTTCGGGGTAGCGAATTGGGGTCCATCGTTATCCAAGATGCGTTGAAACGATGTTCTGTTAACCCGGAAGATGTTTCGGAAGTTATTATGGGGCAG ATTCTGACTGCATTAGAGGGGCAGAATCCTGCCCGTCAAGCTGCCTGCAATGCAGGCATACCCTACGCCGTACCAGCATACACTGTTAATATGCTTTGTGGTTCCGGCCTTAA GGCAGTCATGTTAGCTTCTCAGTCCATACAACTAGGTACCTCATCAGTAGTAGTATGTGGAGGGCAAGAGTCCATGAGCCGTGTTCCTCATGCCATCCTCATGAGGCCAGGAATTAAAATGGGCAACGGAACATTAAACGATACCATGATTCATGATGGCCTCACTGATGCTTTCAACCATTATCATATGGGAGTTACAG CGGAAAATATTGCCAAACAGTACCAAATATCTCGTCAACAGCAAGATGAGTATGCTGTGCAGTCACAGCAACGGACAGAGGAAGCCAAAAAAGCCAACAGATATCAAGCAGAAATAGTACCCGTCACAGTCAAAGATCGCAAGGGTGATATTATAGTTAAAGAAGACGAGTTTCCGAGACCCGACACCAGCCTAGCATCTCTTTCGAAGCTCCGACCGGCGTTTGCAACT CAGGATGGTACGGTAACGGCCGGCAATTCTTCAGGTTTAAATGACGGGGCTGCAGCTCTTGTTGTCGTGTCAGCATCCGAAATGGAAAAACGCTCACTGAAACCCCTCGCCCGCATTGTTTCTTATAGTCAAATAGGCCTCGACCCATCGGTCATGGGGTTGGGTCCAGTTCAAGCGGTTCGCGAGGCCGTCGCCAAAGCCGAATGGACTTTGGATAGCGTCGATTTGTTCGAGTTGAACGAAGCCTTCGCTGCTCAGGCCGTGTCTGTGATACACCAGCTGGGTATCGACCCAAACAAGAGCAACGTAAATGGTGGCGCAATCGCGCTGGGTCATCCTGTCGGAGCATCCGGCGCACGAGTCCTTGTCTCGCTAGTTCACTCAATGGTCGATCGACAAGCACAACGAGGAGTTGCAGCGTTGTGCGTCGGCGGTGGCATGGGAGTTGCCATGTGTATCGAACGCTGTTGA
- the LOC130688819 gene encoding acetyl-CoA acetyltransferase, cytosolic-like isoform X2 yields the protein MKPADVYIVSATRTPIGSFCGKLSSFRGSELGSIVIQDALKRCSVNPEDVSEVIMGQILTALEGQNPARQAACNAGIPYAVPAYTVNMLCGSGLKAVMLASQSIQLGTSSVVVCGGQESMSRVPHAILMRPGIKMGNGTLNDTMIHDGLTDAFNHYHMGVTAENIAKQYQISRQQQDEYAVQSQQRTEEAKKANRYQAEIVPVTVKDRKGDIIVKEDEFPRPDTSLASLSKLRPAFATDGTVTAGNSSGLNDGAAALVVVSASEMEKRSLKPLARIVSYSQIGLDPSVMGLGPVQAVREAVAKAEWTLDSVDLFELNEAFAAQAVSVIHQLGIDPNKSNVNGGAIALGHPVGASGARVLVSLVHSMVDRQAQRGVAALCVGGGMGVAMCIERC from the exons ATGAAACCGGCGGATGTATATATTGTTAGTGCTACAAGAACCCCTATTG GATCCTTTTGTGGGAAACTCTCTTCATTTCGGGGTAGCGAATTGGGGTCCATCGTTATCCAAGATGCGTTGAAACGATGTTCTGTTAACCCGGAAGATGTTTCGGAAGTTATTATGGGGCAG ATTCTGACTGCATTAGAGGGGCAGAATCCTGCCCGTCAAGCTGCCTGCAATGCAGGCATACCCTACGCCGTACCAGCATACACTGTTAATATGCTTTGTGGTTCCGGCCTTAA GGCAGTCATGTTAGCTTCTCAGTCCATACAACTAGGTACCTCATCAGTAGTAGTATGTGGAGGGCAAGAGTCCATGAGCCGTGTTCCTCATGCCATCCTCATGAGGCCAGGAATTAAAATGGGCAACGGAACATTAAACGATACCATGATTCATGATGGCCTCACTGATGCTTTCAACCATTATCATATGGGAGTTACAG CGGAAAATATTGCCAAACAGTACCAAATATCTCGTCAACAGCAAGATGAGTATGCTGTGCAGTCACAGCAACGGACAGAGGAAGCCAAAAAAGCCAACAGATATCAAGCAGAAATAGTACCCGTCACAGTCAAAGATCGCAAGGGTGATATTATAGTTAAAGAAGACGAGTTTCCGAGACCCGACACCAGCCTAGCATCTCTTTCGAAGCTCCGACCGGCGTTTGCAACT GATGGTACGGTAACGGCCGGCAATTCTTCAGGTTTAAATGACGGGGCTGCAGCTCTTGTTGTCGTGTCAGCATCCGAAATGGAAAAACGCTCACTGAAACCCCTCGCCCGCATTGTTTCTTATAGTCAAATAGGCCTCGACCCATCGGTCATGGGGTTGGGTCCAGTTCAAGCGGTTCGCGAGGCCGTCGCCAAAGCCGAATGGACTTTGGATAGCGTCGATTTGTTCGAGTTGAACGAAGCCTTCGCTGCTCAGGCCGTGTCTGTGATACACCAGCTGGGTATCGACCCAAACAAGAGCAACGTAAATGGTGGCGCAATCGCGCTGGGTCATCCTGTCGGAGCATCCGGCGCACGAGTCCTTGTCTCGCTAGTTCACTCAATGGTCGATCGACAAGCACAACGAGGAGTTGCAGCGTTGTGCGTCGGCGGTGGCATGGGAGTTGCCATGTGTATCGAACGCTGTTGA
- the LOC130688822 gene encoding cuticle protein-like has product MIRAVILICVIAAASSAPTSYTINVDGPEGRHVQMGEPGKSVSGYYTSRSLDGLMEYKTTYEADEKGYRATGDHLPVPSVPVFRSLETAPGYVFKYDAPGSHSHYMMGEPGKSVQGSFTYTDSEGRSRRVDYEADENGYRVKPTQEEEKPIEISSQSDAEVVQASAVVAAVPIQETPVASTAEIAAEPVPASQTVAEPAAEPVAEPVPVAVQSSAVVESEAKSRSPAVYAVPISLSSAAYYRLPATFVHPAYNYGGPYVYGYNVAYHPTGGSYVYAI; this is encoded by the exons ATGATTCGGGCG GTAATTTTGATTTGCGTCATCGCAGCTGCGTCTTCCGCACCAACGAGTTACACGATTAATGTGGACGGACCAGAAGGCCGTCACGTTCAAATGGGAGAGCCCGGCAAATCCGTCTCGGGTTATTACAC ttCGCGGAGTTTAGACGGTTTGATGGAATACAAGACGACGTACGAAGCGGACGAGAAAGGCTATCGTGCCACAGGAGATCATTTGCCCGTCCCGTCCGTCCCTGTTTTTCGATCGCTGGAAACCGCCCCCGGTTATGTTTTTAAATACGACGCTCCCGGAAGTCACAGCCACTACATGATGGGAGAGCCGGGCAAATCCGTCCAAGGATCTTTCAC TTATACTGATAGCGAAGGAAGATCTCGGCGAGTTGACTACGAAGCCGATGAAAATGGCTACCGCGTTAAACCCAcccaagaagaggaaaaaccGATTGAAATCAGTAGCCAAAGTGATGCTGAAGTCGTTCAAGCTTCTGCTGTAGTTGCTGCCGTACCTATTCAGGAGACTCCCGTCGCATCGACTGCTGAAATTGCGGCTGAACCTGTTCCCGCCTCTCAAA CCGTTGCCGAACCCGCAGCTGAACCTGTTGCCGAACCCGTACCTGTAGCCGTCCAGTCGTCGGCCGTGGTTGAAAGTGAAGCGAAATCCCGTTCGCCAGCAGTCTACGCTGTGCCCATTTCTTTGTCCAGCGCGGCTTACTACAGACTTCCGGCCACATTCGTCCACCCCGCCTATAATTACGGTGGCCCATACGTTTACGGCTATAACGTGGCTTATCATCCGACAGGAGGCAGTTACGTTTACGCGATTTAA
- the LOC130688817 gene encoding uncharacterized protein LOC130688817: MDAACQKPGQKTSCIVGTRTSLFCRAQSSRTNRAFNKMIPRVCLLVVSCLCSFTHAFPLADSSDAVVIDYKTDTHTRFEQGQPGKGVSGSYSWVNDDKIYQVDYTADENGYRPRLSIKSLSKSKSELKPVVQKDTVVAQSPSQKKPEGVQPTKEVGVDAVVIEIPVAADVPVQEDSAQGTSQAAAAVQKGSVQATSQADAPVQKDSVQATPQADAAVQKDGVKMQADQVKTDKEVVTHDVVAPGEPVAETSKAELPSEIGKSKPSVVIVADDVKIPAVSDPIVQQADSQDKVQTNTEEVKPDQLIVAQELVVNVPAQLETQQDNSQSQAASLEAMKEVEPVQQVVNEDVANIESIPDVEESAQGVIIQDVPLSQHDAQEMILEIDPSMFDVQPEENATKDEIYTDDAVIVDAAIDPLSLGVLDNINQWDQVQSQDEASSYLNAMLMEYANQMYGNAKPQAEIEEKPEIQDEQPEPFYYQDEVDDSALEYQRATVDDSNHDAYSISFDRLYNSFLHHLQVAKEYRARSKVDDDIDDQEEASQDLQSAFRLLVDVAEQFSQQLPIPEKEIAQIQSRSGSHDHSPADAILEELYYQKWLAEQQPMYYIVYPETDDYYR, translated from the exons ATGGATGCCGCCTGTCAAAAACCCG GACAAAAAACGAGCTGCATCGTTGGAACACGGACCAGTCTCTTCTGCCGCGCCCAATCGTCTAGGACTAACAGAGCATTCAATAAAATGATTCCTCGCGTG TGCTTGCTTGTGGTGAGCTGTTTATGCTCGTTTACGCACGCGTTTCCGCTCGCAGATTCTTCGGATGCCGTTGTGATCGATTATAAAACAGACACGCACACGCGTTTCGAACAGGGCCAACCAGGAAAAGGTGTTAGCGGTTCCTACAg TTGGGTCAATGACGATAAAATCTATCAAGTAGATTACACTGCTGATGAAAATGGTTACAGACCGCGTTTAAGTATCAAATCCCTTTCGAAATCGAAATCTGAACTGAAACCAGTCGTCCAAAAGGACACGGTCGTAGCCCAATCCCCTTCGCAAAAGAAACCCGAAGGTGTTCAACCAACGAAAGAAGTTGGAGTGGATGCTGTTGTCATTGAAATTCCAGTTGCAGCTGATGTTCCCGTCCAAGAAGATAGCGCCCAAGGTACATCACAAGCTGCTGCTGCCGTCCAAAAAGGCAGCGTCCAAGCTACGTCGCAAGCTGATGCTCCCGTCCAAAAAGATAGCGTCCAAGCTACGCCGCAAGCTGATGCTGCCGTCCAAAAAGATGGCGTCAAAATGCAAGCTGATCAAGTGAAAACGGATAAGGAAGTCGTGACCCATGACGTCGTGGCTCCAGGGGAACCTGTTGCAGAGACGAGCAAAGCAGAGCTGCCAAGTGAAATTGGTAAATCGAAACCGAGCGTAGTCATAGTTGCGGATGACGTGAAAATTCCAGCCGTATCCGACCCGATCGTGCAGCAAGCCGATAGTCAAGACAAAGTCCAAACTAACACGGAAGAGGTGAAACCAGACCAGTTAATTGTTGCGCAAGAATTGGTTGTCAATGTTCCAGCTCAGCTTGAGACGCAGCAAGATAACAGCCAATCACAAGCTGCGTCATTAGAGGCGATGAAGGAAGTGGAACCGGTTCAACAGGTCGTCAATGAAGACGTTGCAAATATCGAATCCATCCCCGATGTTGAAGAAAGTGCTCAAGGGGTTATTATTCAAGACGTCCCTCTGTCGCAACATGACGCTCAAGAAATGATTTTGGAGATTGATCCTTCCATGTTTGACGTGCAACCCGAGGAAAACGCAACGAAAGACGAGATTTATACTGACGACGCTGTCATTGTCGACGCCGCTATCGATCCATTGTCTTTAGGCGTCCTGGATAACATCAATCAATGGGATCAAGTTCAGAGCCAAGACGAAGCCTCGTCGTATCTCAACGCCATGCTCATGGAATACGCCAATCAGATGTACGGAAATGCCAAACCTCAAGCTGAAATTGAAGAGAAGCCCGAAATTCAAGATGAACAACCGGAGCCGTTTTATTATCAAGACGAAGTCGATGATTCGGCTTTAGAGTATCAACGAGCGACGGTGGATGACTCCAATCACGACGCGTATTCAATCTCTTTTGATCGACTCTACAACAGTTTCCTTCATCATCTTCAAGTGGCTAAAGAATACCGAGCTCGGTCGAAGGTCGACGATGACATAGACGACCAGGAAGAAGCGAGTCAAGATTTGCAATCGGCTTTTCGATTGCTGGTCGACGTAGCTGAACAATTCTCGCAGCAACTGCCCATTCCCGAAAAGGAGATTGCCCAAATCCAGTCACGAAGTGGTTCACACGATCATTCACCAGCAGACGCTATTCTCGAAGAATTGTATTACCAAAAATGGCTGGCTGAACAACAACCGATGTATTACATCGTATACCCAGAAACAGACGATTATTATCGTTAA